A segment of the Carya illinoinensis cultivar Pawnee chromosome 1, C.illinoinensisPawnee_v1, whole genome shotgun sequence genome:
CGGGTATTTCGGGGGCAGGAGGATTGATTAGAGATTTTAGAGGAAATTTCGTTTCTGGTTTTGCTATAAACACTGGCAGTCGGACCAATAATTTTGCTGAATTTATGGGGCTGCTTCAAGGAATCCGGATTGTAAGGTTTTTGGGTTTAAATAAGGTAGATATCGAGATGGATTCGAAGCTTGTGATAGATTGGCTAATGAAGAAGAGATGTGGTCTCTAGTACTTGGAAGACTACTGGGAGGAGTTGTTAAGCCTTCTTAAAGGAAGGACATTTCGGATTAAACATGTTTATAGGGAGAGTAATTCTTTGGCTGATGGCTTTGCACGATTGGGTGCTGCTAGAGTTAATAAAACATGGAATAAGAGTTCAGATTTACCTTGGCTACTTAGGGGCATTTTTTGATTGAATAAGAGTGAGTGCTCTTATCTTAGATTAAGAACTTGTTCTGCATCGTTTTTTTGATTGGTTATGatgtttttctctttcttaagTTGTAATCATGGTTTTCCTTCGCTAAAAATGAGGATCtcttaataaaattggggaggGATCACTCTTAGACATGTGGCTCTGgctatttcataaaaaaaaaaaaaaaaaaaaaaaagataaaaaaaaaattaaaaaaaaattattataatatatatttttaatattattttatttttccttcaccCATAAACCCCCTTCGCTACGCTTGAAAACCCTTCCCTCCTTCGTCACTCGACTCCTCAGCTCCAACTCCCTTCACCCATATACTTCCAATGAACTTTTCCAAACCCCGTTCCTTTCCCGAGAAAATGAGCTCCGAAAACTCCAACGCCCCCAAAATTTTCCCACCACCTCCACAGCTTAACCTCCAACAAGCCTTCTCTAACCTCCAACACCATTGCTCTAACCTCCTCAACCACCTTCCCAACCCCTCCTCCTTCAAAATCCAACTCCAATCTGCTCTCTCAGACCTCCAACAACACGCAAGACATGCCTTGGACCCCAAGATTTCGGGATCTTCTTCTGGGAAGAACCCGGTTTGGGCTCGGGTTGCTGGACCCCCTAACACCCAGCGTACACCGGTTCCCCAGTCTCCTGGTGGTGGGGGTGTGGCTCTGTCGACTGAGGCCATTGAAGAGCGGCTGGCGGGCGTGCCTGTCTACGCGCTGAGCAATGCCAACGACGAATTCGTGTTGGTTTCGGGCGTCTCAAACAAGAAATCTCTGGGGTTGTTTTGTTTCAAGAAAGAGGACGCGGAGGCGCTTCTTGAGCATATCCAGAGCATGGACCCATCATCACAAAGTGGGTCCAAAGTGGTGGCTGTTGCTCTGAATAAGGTTGGCGGTTATATCTCGGTCTTGTAATTAGTGCTTTGCTGTGTGTAGGAGGAGAAtgaaattggtgggggtgacgAGAAGacttatgaatagtaataaaaaataatagaatatttaatagaaataacaagaaatgaataatagtaaaaaataagtgaaaagtaataatgaagtaattaatgataatataatattttgagaATGCCTGAGGTATTCTTGGTATCCAAATCTAGAGTTATCTTTGAATGATGGTAAAATGATTTAAAGATAGCAGTGAAATGAAGGAAATTTCATTAATCATGAAGAAGCAATGCAAACATTGTCTCtcaaaataatagataaaaccTCCCATGGACCATCCTCAAGCCACACAGATTCAGAAACTAGGCCTTTTGCTACCTGTGCAGCAGCATGTGCTGCTTTGTTCCCCTCTCTTTTAACAAACACTAATTTCCAATTTGGTTGCCTTGGCATAATGAACTGAATATCCTCAATCAAATGACCAGTCCAAGAGCAATCTACAGTGTTGTCACTTACGCTATCAATTACCAATTTAGCATCACCTTAAAAAATAACATGATGAATCCCAAACTCCTGACAAAGCTGCATAGCTCGTAACAAGGCATAGCAATGATAGCATTTTGCATGAAACACGGAAGAAACATTTGATCTAGGAGCAGCCAATATAGCCTCTGCATCCCCTCTACTATCTCTTAGGATTACACCAATTCTCATGGAACTGTTATCTGTAACATATGCAGCATCAAAGTTAAGCTTGCAGAAGGGATCCAAAGCTGGTGCCCAGAGAACTCTGTCATCTGTTGGTGACAGCACTGATGTCACTGAATGCTGCTGCCTCTTAAACTGAATTACCTCTTTGAACACACATCAGCCATTGCAGACTTATAAAGAACAGCTGGACTTTGGAACTTTTGATCAAACACCCATCTGTTTCTTCGAGtcctgttaaaatatttttattagattttggagaatgaatgagaaaaattgaataaaaatattataaagttaaaaatattgtttaaataaattttttaaaattatttttgtttaaaagtttgggaaagttgtaatgtttaaataatgataagataaaaagttaaaaatttgaaattgaaaactgTTTTGTGTTTAGGTGATATCTGGAAAGGAAATATCTGAAAATACTTGAGAACAATTGTGTTCTCAAATGACCTTAATTCTTTTTATGCTTTCCTACAGGTTTTTCAGTTGAAGCATAATGGGGTGGCCTTCAGGTTGATACCGGAGTCTTCGCAAGTTGAAAATGCTCTTAGGGTAAGTGATTTAGTTGTCtaaaattgatgaaaaaatataccTTTGTGCTCTTGGTGATGGACTTAATTTGGGTATTTTTATTGGAAGTCTAcctttgcttgtatgtattaGTCGAAAACCATAGGCATTCTGACATTTGTGTTTCATGAAACTGATAACTATCTGACCTGCCTAGTTTTCTATTAGTGTACGCTTCCTAGTTTTGTAGTAGTGTATGCGCTGCCTGCATGTACTATAAATATAGCTCGTCACAGTACCTATTGacgattaaattaaaaatacattttcccatcagttttatttcttttctttatttcaagTGTGCTAACGTGAGAATTGCTATTAGAATATGTTATTTTGATCTAAATAATTTTGGGATGGTAATGTAAGCTGCAATTGATCCACTATTGACAGGGCTGAACTTTTGAAGTGTAAATATAATCACCCACCCAAAACTCCAACAGAGTATGTTGAAGTTGTCATGGTTTGTTTACCTTCAGCAAAAAATTCTGGAAAATTGTATGTTTCAGAGCTTTCATTCTAGTCCTGACTTTCATTTATAGACAGTAACGGTAGAATAGAGacattttttccttccttccCAACAGAAGTTTTTGTTGCCTGTAGAAATCTTAGGAAACACTTTCTGAGGAAATGCCTGGCAAAAATACATCAATAGGTTTGTTCGttgctattcaaaacatatgtatatatacgaCGGTATTTGACACTTGTCCTCAACACTAACACTATCATTCTAAACCTGAAAGATGATCCATGGACTGCAAATCGGGACTCAAAACTATTCAAGAGGGCTTAACTTAAGCAATCACTCGAGAGAAAAATGGATATTCACTTGCTAGATTCGTAAAAGTAAGAAGATGattcatcttttcctttttttaggCCAATACATGGGCTTATCAAAAGTTGGACAAACTCATAGGAATACTAAACATATTTTTTGTtaagtaaataatttatatttttcaaagaataGGCAAGGCTTGGTACAATGCATAGTTTGCCCTAGCTAAGTAGGTGCAATAGagataagaaaatcatgaaaaatctCGTCCATTAAAGTCAACAgcaatggcccaagtacaaagagttctagtAAAGAAAGCTTTTAGTTCCTCCATCAATCTCTCTTTGTCTTTGAATATCTGTTCATTGCGCTCTTGccacaaacaccacatgatgcatatagggaTTATCTTTCACATAGTTTTAATCTGTTGAATACCTCTTCGATTTGTCCAGCTGGCCAAAACCGCCACCACTGTCTTAGGCATAATCCAGGCCAAGTCTAATCTACCAAGTACCTCATTCCATAATCCTCGAGCTGTCTCACAGTGTAGTAGGAGACAGATTCACCCCCATTCCTCCACATACAACAACAATCTGCGATGATCATCCTatgtttcctcaaattatcgaTTGTGAGGATTTTATCCAAAGAAGTAGTCCACACAAAAAACGCTGCTTTGGGGggcgccttatgtctccaaAGCTTTCTCCATGGAAACTGAGTATGAGGCTCATAGGAATACTAAACTTTATGTAAGGGAATATAGTAACTAGAATTTTCAATACCTTGATACTCACTGTTCGATTCCCTTAGCTTTTCATTTTGGCAAACAGGGATTTATGTTATCTTTGGTGAAGTCGATATCGAATGAAACCATTAGGTTTCTTTTCAGTTCAATTGTACACACGGCATGAGTCAATAAGTACAACCATGAGCAACATAGACAATCCAAAGTTCTGTTTGTCTGTGAAATATCATCATGAAACGGTTAGGAAATCCTTAAAGAACACTTACTGCTATGAAGCTAACCATGATTAGCTGCAACAGTTTCTCTTGGTGTAACCCTAATTAACTTACAATAGAGAACTACTAAACCTGCTCTTTCCCATGGTTGAGGTGAAACGTAACACCCCAGCAAGTACTCATTTGGTAGAGTGCTACCTTTTCAGTGTATGACATAAGGTGAggttactttatttatttatttttaaatgtttgttCCCTTACCaccatcctcctcctccttgaagGAGGAATAAGATCACTTCATCAATGCCTATTTGAATGTGCTTTAACTGGTAGGCAGTTGACTGAGCATCAAAATGAATTCATCTACCTCAGCCAGTATTGACCGAAATCTGAGACACTTTCTCAGCTGAGAATTGtatgattaattttataattttgtagaaTCCATTTACTGAAGCCTACTTTTGAGTCAACATTTTATTCGTTATATGCAGGatcatatattaaaatatattctcaaaatatctctaataaatgatataaagaatATTTGAAGAGATCATATAATGTTTCTTATAAATTTTACACTGATAATTGTCTTCAGAAACGTAAGCTCAAAAACTATATGGTTGATCTCAGCcaaaaatgcatattttttgttctgatttttaaaaataatttttttaaaaaacaatatttgttgATTTTACCTAATTTATTCACCATATAGAGGTGTCTGCATTGTACATGAATTATATATGTTTCTGTGTAGGTGATGGAACAGGTTGGTTTTACTGACGATGGCTTCACTGGAGTTCCAGTTTTCCAGGTTCCTTTCTAGCAATCAATTACCACTCTTTTAgtcatctttttatatatattgattaatgAGATAACAAGGAATGTTTCAAGCCATGTAAAAACTactaaaataattgaatgaaatatataaCTACACACAATAAATTTAGGAAAAACAATAATGAATCATTTGCCACTTTTGACCTTAATAATGACAATTGAGCCAAAT
Coding sequences within it:
- the LOC122315602 gene encoding protein TIC 22-like, chloroplastic produces the protein MNFSKPRSFPEKMSSENSNAPKIFPPPPQLNLQQAFSNLQHHCSNLLNHLPNPSSFKIQLQSALSDLQQHARHALDPKISGSSSGKNPVWARVAGPPNTQRTPVPQSPGGGGVALSTEAIEERLAGVPVYALSNANDEFVLVSGVSNKKSLGLFCFKKEDAEALLEHIQSMDPSSQSGSKVVAVALNKVFQLKHNGVAFRLIPESSQVENALRVMEQVGFTDDGFTGVPVFQSRSLILRSENKSYRPAFFRKEDLENSLLRAAKEQNQINPAYKRGNIQVAALEEVLKGMKESSTPNWDDVVFIPPGFDISTRR